The DNA window AATGGCCTAGCCCTTCCTCGGTGGCGTTGCGGTGTTGCACCACCAGCGCCTTGACCAGATCCACCTTGTTGGGAAAGTGGTGGTGGATGCTGGCCTTGCGGATACCGACCACCTCGGCGATATCGGCGTAGCTGAAGCCGTTATAGCCCCCAGCGACGATCAAGCCCCGTGCGCAGGCGACGATCTCTTCAGCGGTGTTGGTTATTTTACTCATGCAGCGATACTACCTTCCAGTAGGTAGGCTGGTCAAGAACTATTTGATGGCAGGGTGGACCGATGCCGACCCGACTGGCCGGTAGCCGTCGGTCAGGGTATTGAGAAAAGCCACCAGATCGGCGATGTCGCGCTCGTTCAGGGACGGCGCGCCGCCGGGGCGGCCGCCGAACGGCGCCTCCATGTTGACGTTGGCGTCCAGCCCGGCCGGCTGATCGTCGAACTTGCGATCCTTGTACCACTTCATCGGTCTCGTGTCGCGCGTGGCGTAGAAGCGCACCACGTCTTCCAGCCGGCTAAAGCTGCCGTTGTGGAAGTAGGCCTTGCGCAGCGCGACGTTGCGCAGCGACGGCGTCTTGAAGCGGCCGCAATATTCCTTGCGGTCCTTGAGGTCGGTGCGGTCGGGGCCGCACAGTCCTAGGTCGTAGTGGCGCGGATCGGCGTTGACCAGCAGCTTGCGGTTGCGCGGCACGCCGATGTTGATCAGGCCGTAGTCAGTGAACTGTGGGAACACGCCGCCCGGTGAGATCCGGCTGATGTGGCAGGAGGCGCAGTTGCCCTTGGTTTCGTCGTTGAACACTTTCAGCCCGCGCGACTCCGGCGCCGACAGCGTGGCCTGCTTGCGCAGGAACGCGTCGTATTTGCTGGTGTAAGGATAGAAATCGGCCGGACTTTCCTGGAACACTTCCAGCGCCATCAGCGCGCCCTGCAGGGCGGCGTTGGGCCGCGCGAAGATGTCTGCGCCGTACACCTCCCGGAACTTCGCCGCCAGCGGACTGGCCTGTAGTCGCGCCAGCACTGCCGCCTCATCCTCGTTGCCCATCTCGCGCGCCGACAGCAGCGGCCCCAGCGCCTGCTCGTGCGCCGATCGCGCGCGGCCGTCCCAGTCGTGGCCGCCGGTGGGGCCGGCGTCGGTGCTGTCGTCGCCATCGTCATCATGGTAGTGCTCGCTGAAGGCGGGCGCGTTCTGGATGTAACGCAGCGACGGCGTCGCGCGCGTGCCCTCGGTCTTGCCGTCGGCGCCGCCCAACTGCGCCGCCAGATTGTTGTTGGGACCGTAGGCGTTGTCGGGGCTGTGGCAGCTGGCACAGGCCAGCTTGCCCGACGCCGACAGGCTGGCGTCGTTGAACATGGCGCGTCCGAGCTCGGTCAGCTCGGGCACTGTCGGCCGCCGTCCGGCCGGCGGCGCATAGGCGGCTCGCGGCGCATCGGCGGCGGGGGCGGAGGTTGGTGTCACTGCGGCGGGAGTGGCATGTGCGGTGGGCGTCTCGCGCTGGCAGGCGCCCAGCAGCACGGCCAGCAAAACTGCATAAATAATTTTCATGCGTGCAGCCTACCAATATGACATGACGACTACATGACTGTTAAAGAACGATACAAAACGGTACATTTCCGGCCGTTTCATTTCATCGTCCTGACATATTCGCCGCCTAGCATGAGCCGCTTTCATCCCACCCTCAAGGCAAGAACATGACATCCAAACTGAAAACCGCCCTTCGGCCGCTGCCGATGCTGCTGTTGGCGGCCGGCTTCGGCGCCGGCCTGATCGCCTGCGGCAGTTCCTCCGACGGCGATGTGCCGACCCTGTCCGGCCAGGTGGTTGGCAGTTACTACGAAAACGCCTCGGTCTGCCTGGAAAGCGGCAGCGCAAAGCTGACCTGCGACAGCAATTCAGGCAGCGTGCGCACCGGCGCCGACGGCAGTTTTAAAGTGACCGGCACCAACAGCGGCCCGTTGCTGGTCACCGTCGGCACCGACGCCATCCGCCACGACGCGCTGGGCGACGCCGGCACCAAGGTCGCGCAGAAGCTGGTGTTTCGCGCGCCGAACGGCCACACCGGCATCATCGACGCCATCAGCACCGAGCTGAGCGCCATCATGGACGCCAACGGCGGCGACTTCGCCAAGGCCAGCGCGCAGCTGGCAGCGCGCATCGGCGTGGCCGAAAGCAATCTGCTGGCCGACGTCAACAAGGTCTCCGGCGACGACCAAGCCAGGCTGAAGGCCGAGAACGACAACTTCACCGCCGTCATCGCCGCCGCCGGCACGCAGAGCGCCAGCGCCGACGTGGCCAACGCCATCAGCGCCGGCGCCGCGCTGGGCAACATCAAGAACATCGTCGTCATTTACGCGGAGAACCGGGGCTTCGACAATCTGTACGGCCTGTTCCCGGGCGCTAACGGCGTACCGGGCGCCAACCCGACTTCGACCGGCGGCTACGTGGCGCAGAAGGATGCCGACAACAGTACCTTGCCCGTGCTGCCGCCCACCTGGGGCGGCATGACCGCCGCCGGCCAGAGCCTTGTGATCACGCAGGCGCAGTCGGCCAACCTGCCGAACAAGCCGTTCCAGATCGACGACGTCAACAGCCCGATCGCGATCCCGCAGTCGGTCATCACGCGCGACCTGGTGCACCGCTTCTACAACAACCAGATGCAGATCAACGGCGGCGCCAACGACAAGTTCGCGCTGTATTCGGACGCCGGGGGCCTGACCATGGGTTATTACGATGGCAGCAAGATGAAGATGTGGGACATCGCCAAGCAATACGCGCTGGCCGACAACCTGTTCATCGGCGCCTTCGGCGGCTCGTTCCTGACCCACCAGTACCTGATCTGCGCCTGCGCGCCGCAATACCCGAACGCCGACAAGTCGGTGGCGGCCGCGTCGATCTCGAAGATTGATGTCGACGCCAAGGGCAACTTCGTGCGCCTGACGCCGTCGGCCACCTCGCCCGGCAGCGTGCTGAACGGCGCGCAGACCTACGCCAACGACAGCACCCTGACGCCGGCCGACGCCAGCGGCATGTTCTACGCGGTCAACACCATGCAGCCGCCGTTCCAGCCGAGCAGCAACGCTCCGGCCGGCGCCGACGGCAGCCACCTGTACGCCGATCCGGCCAAGGCCAACACTTTGCCGCCACAGACGCAGAAAAACATCGGCGACATGCTGAGCAGTAAGAACATCGACTGGGCCTGGTATGCCGGCGCCTGGAACAGCACCACGGCCAACGCCACCGCCACCGGGCGCGGCGCGTTCGCCAATCCGCCCAACTTCCAGTTCCACCACCAGCCGTTCAATTACTACGCCGAGATGGACCCGGTGACGAACCCGGCCTACCGCGCGGCGCATCTGAAGGATTACGACACCCAGTTCGTGGCCGATGTTGCCGCCGGCACCTTGCCGCCGGTGGCGTTCTACAAGCCGCAGGGCAACCTGAATCAGCATCCCGGCTACGCCTCGGTGGCTGACGGCGACGCCCACATCGCCGACGTCATCGCCAAGCTGAAGCAAAGCCCGCAGTGGAAGAATATGCTGGTCATCGTGACCTACGATGAAAACGGCGGCTTCTACGACCACGCCGCGCCGCCGAAGGGCGACCGCTGGGGCCCGGGCACCCGCGTGCCGGCGATCATCGTGTCGCCATTCGTGAAGAAGGGTTCGGTCGACCATACGCAGTACGACTCGGCGTCGATCCTGCGCGCCATCACCCACCGCTTCAACCTGCCGGTGCTCGATGGCTTGACGGTGCGCGACAAGGCGCTGGCGGACAATGGCGGCAAGCCGATGGGCGACTTCAGCGCCGCGCTGGCGCTGACGCCGCAGGAGTAAGCCGATCACGTAGGGCGGATTAGCGCAGCGTAATCGGCCATGCATGCGTTTCGACGGCACATGCATTGGCCGATTACGGCGTTCCGCCTAATCCGCCCTACGTGTCTATGTGGTTTTTTCGCTGGCGCCTGGCGCCGGCGCCGGATTTACTTCGCGGCCTTGAGCAGGCGCGCCACGTCCAGCGCGAAATAGGTCAGCACGGCGTCGGCGCCGGCGCGCTTGAACGCCAGCATCGATTCCATCATCACCTTGTCGTGGTCGAGCCAGCCGTTTTGCGCGGCCGCCTTGATCATCGCGTACTCGCCGCTGACCTGGTAGGCGAACGTCGGCACCTTGAATTCATCCTTCACGCGGCGCACGATGTCCAGGTACGGCATGCCCGGCTTGACCATCACCATGTCGGCGCCCTCGGCCAGGTCCAGGCCCACTTCGCGCAGGGCCTCGTCGGAATTGGCCGGGTCCATCTGGTAGGTGTTCTTGTCGCCCTTGCCGAGATTGCCGGCCGAGCCGACCGCGTCGCGGAACGGGCCGTAGAACGCCGACGCGTACTTGGCCGAGTACGCCATGATGCGCGTGTGGATGTGGCCCTTTTCCTCCAGCGCCGCGCGGATCGCGCCGATGCGCCCGTCCATCATGTCCGACGGCGCCACCACGTCGACGCCGGCGTCCGCGTGGCACAGCGCCTGGCGGATCAGCATGTCGGTGGTGATGTCGTTGATGACGTAGCCGTTGCCGTCGATCAGGCCGTCCTGGCCGTGGCTGGTGTACGGGTCGAGCGCGATGTCGGTCAGGATGCCCAGGTCGGGGAACGCCTGCTTCAGCGCGCGCACGGCGCGCGGCACCAGGCCGTCCGGATTGGTCGCCTCGATACCGTCCGGGGTCTTCTTCGCCACGTCGATGACCGGAAACAGCGCCAGCACCGGCACGCCCAGGCTCACGCATTCCTCGGCCACCTTCAGCAACAGGTCGACCGAGACCCGCTCCACACCCGGCATCGGCAGCACCGGCTCGCGCTGGTGCGTGCCTTCGAGGATGAACACCGGGTAGATCAAGTCCGACGCCGTGACCGCGTTCTCGCGCATCAGCGCGCGGGAGAACGGGTCGCGGCGCATGCGACGCATGCGGATGCCGGGAAATTGGGCGGAGGCGTGGGGCGTGTGCATCGTGAAAACCTTTAAATTATTTTTTGTCGTCCGGTTCGACGTCGTCTTCCATCTCGATCAGTTCGACCTGGGCCGCCGCTTCCTCGTCGGTGACGCCGGCCAGTTCCAGGATCTTGTCGTTGGCTTCGTCGATGCCGATGCGCTTGAGCGCGGAGAACAGTTGCACGGTGAAAGGGAAGCCTTCGCCGTCTTCGTCAACATAGCTGTCGAGCTTGGCTTTGGCCTGGCGCAGCACGTTGACCGATTCGTTGCGGTTCAACTTGTCAACCTTGGTCAGAATGCAATGGATCGGCTTGCCGGTCGGGGCGAACCATTCGAGCATCTGGATATCCAGGTCGGTGAACGGGCGGCGCGAGTCCATGATCAGGATCAGCGCGGCCAGCTGTTCGCGGCGCTGCACGTAGTCGCCCAGCAGGCGCTGCCAGTGCAGCTTGGCCGAACCGGACACTTCCGCGTAGCCGTAGCCGGGCAAGTCGACCAGCAGGCATTCGATCTCGGCGACGATGGTCGGGTCCTTGCGGTGCTGCGCGACGTGCGCGCCGCCGATCGAAAAGTAGTTAATGTGCTGGGTGCGGCCAGGGGTCTTGGAGGCGAACGCCAGACCTTTCTGGTTGCACAGGATATTGATGGCGGTCGATTTGCCGGCGTTGGAGCGACCTGCAAAGGCGATTTCCGGCACCGTGGTGTCGGGCAGATCACGCAATTGGTTGACGGTCGTAAAGAAGCGGGCTTGCCAGAGTTTGGACATGGGATGGGGAAAAATGCAACAAAAGGGAGCAAATATGCTGGAAAGCTATTGTACAATGAGTGGTTACGAAGTGTTGCCATGCATATTTCGTGCTAGCGTGGG is part of the Oxalobacteraceae bacterium OTU3CAMAD1 genome and encodes:
- the acpA gene encoding acid phosphatase; protein product: MTSKLKTALRPLPMLLLAAGFGAGLIACGSSSDGDVPTLSGQVVGSYYENASVCLESGSAKLTCDSNSGSVRTGADGSFKVTGTNSGPLLVTVGTDAIRHDALGDAGTKVAQKLVFRAPNGHTGIIDAISTELSAIMDANGGDFAKASAQLAARIGVAESNLLADVNKVSGDDQARLKAENDNFTAVIAAAGTQSASADVANAISAGAALGNIKNIVVIYAENRGFDNLYGLFPGANGVPGANPTSTGGYVAQKDADNSTLPVLPPTWGGMTAAGQSLVITQAQSANLPNKPFQIDDVNSPIAIPQSVITRDLVHRFYNNQMQINGGANDKFALYSDAGGLTMGYYDGSKMKMWDIAKQYALADNLFIGAFGGSFLTHQYLICACAPQYPNADKSVAAASISKIDVDAKGNFVRLTPSATSPGSVLNGAQTYANDSTLTPADASGMFYAVNTMQPPFQPSSNAPAGADGSHLYADPAKANTLPPQTQKNIGDMLSSKNIDWAWYAGAWNSTTANATATGRGAFANPPNFQFHHQPFNYYAEMDPVTNPAYRAAHLKDYDTQFVADVAAGTLPPVAFYKPQGNLNQHPGYASVADGDAHIADVIAKLKQSPQWKNMLVIVTYDENGGFYDHAAPPKGDRWGPGTRVPAIIVSPFVKKGSVDHTQYDSASILRAITHRFNLPVLDGLTVRDKALADNGGKPMGDFSAALALTPQE
- the hemB gene encoding porphobilinogen synthase, which codes for MHTPHASAQFPGIRMRRMRRDPFSRALMRENAVTASDLIYPVFILEGTHQREPVLPMPGVERVSVDLLLKVAEECVSLGVPVLALFPVIDVAKKTPDGIEATNPDGLVPRAVRALKQAFPDLGILTDIALDPYTSHGQDGLIDGNGYVINDITTDMLIRQALCHADAGVDVVAPSDMMDGRIGAIRAALEEKGHIHTRIMAYSAKYASAFYGPFRDAVGSAGNLGKGDKNTYQMDPANSDEALREVGLDLAEGADMVMVKPGMPYLDIVRRVKDEFKVPTFAYQVSGEYAMIKAAAQNGWLDHDKVMMESMLAFKRAGADAVLTYFALDVARLLKAAK
- a CDS encoding c-type cytochrome — encoded protein: MKIIYAVLLAVLLGACQRETPTAHATPAAVTPTSAPAADAPRAAYAPPAGRRPTVPELTELGRAMFNDASLSASGKLACASCHSPDNAYGPNNNLAAQLGGADGKTEGTRATPSLRYIQNAPAFSEHYHDDDGDDSTDAGPTGGHDWDGRARSAHEQALGPLLSAREMGNEDEAAVLARLQASPLAAKFREVYGADIFARPNAALQGALMALEVFQESPADFYPYTSKYDAFLRKQATLSAPESRGLKVFNDETKGNCASCHISRISPGGVFPQFTDYGLINIGVPRNRKLLVNADPRHYDLGLCGPDRTDLKDRKEYCGRFKTPSLRNVALRKAYFHNGSFSRLEDVVRFYATRDTRPMKWYKDRKFDDQPAGLDANVNMEAPFGGRPGGAPSLNERDIADLVAFLNTLTDGYRPVGSASVHPAIK
- the yihA gene encoding ribosome biogenesis GTP-binding protein YihA/YsxC, whose translation is MSKLWQARFFTTVNQLRDLPDTTVPEIAFAGRSNAGKSTAINILCNQKGLAFASKTPGRTQHINYFSIGGAHVAQHRKDPTIVAEIECLLVDLPGYGYAEVSGSAKLHWQRLLGDYVQRREQLAALILIMDSRRPFTDLDIQMLEWFAPTGKPIHCILTKVDKLNRNESVNVLRQAKAKLDSYVDEDGEGFPFTVQLFSALKRIGIDEANDKILELAGVTDEEAAAQVELIEMEDDVEPDDKK